DNA from Campylobacter concisus:
GTAAACCTGACCTATCATGAGCTGATAAATTTGCGAATAGGTTGTAAGCTCTGAATAAAATATGATAAGCCTTTCACTAAGTAGCTCTTTTGATAGATCGACTAAATTTAACGTGATGTAAAGTATCTCAAGGTCTGGTTCGACGACTATTATATGCTGATGAGTTTGGTTATAAAGCAAAGCTTTGTAAAATACTCCGTTGCCAAGTCCATAAAAAAACATCACTGGATAGCGCTTACACTCGGCACCAAGCCCTTCAAGCATATTTTGTATATCAGAAGCTGGCTTTTCATAGACATAAGATAGAGTTTTTTTGTCTATTATGTTTATATCGATCGGATCTTTGCCGATAAATACTTCATAGTTTTTTTGCTCGCCCAAAGAAAAGAGCCTAGTAGCTAAGATCTCGTCTTGAGAAAATAGCGCATTTAGGTTATTTCTAAAAACAGCATTTTCTATTTTATTGACAGTTTGGGCGTATTCTTTTGCTCTCTCTTCACTTTTTTCTTGTGGCGCAACGACACCATCATGAAATTTAATAGCCATTTTTCCTCCTTATAGATCCTCTTTTGTTAATCTCTCGCTAAATTTTATATCTCTTTTTGCTTTTTTGCCGATCAGCTCTTTTAAAAATTTAGGATGTAGGCCATATCCTGGGCGCACGCTCCTTACATTTTGCTCGCTAAAAATTTCACCTTTTTTTATATCTGCACTTGCATAAAGTGAGCGAGAAAATCTCCTGTTTAAAACCGCTTTTTCATCTAGCTCGTAGTTTACCCTACCCAAAAGCTCCTCAGCCTCTCTAACGCACTTTGTCATAAGAGCAAATTCGCTCTCATCAAGGCTAAATGCGCTATCAACGCTTTTTACGCTTTTATCAAGTATAAAATGTTTTTCAACTATCCTAGCGCCCAAACTAACCGCCACAACTGGAGCTGTCACGCCTAGAGTGTGGTCTGAAAAGCCAACCTCAACGCCAAATTTCTCTCTCATATCTGCAATGGTTTGCAAATTCATACCATTTAGCGGCGCTGGATAGCTTGAGGTGCATTTTAAAAGGGCGATGTCGCTATTGCCTGCATTTTTGCAAATTTGCACCACCTCTCTTATCTCTTCTTCGTAGGCTATGCCAGTTGAGATGATGATAGGCTTACCTTTTTTGGCTACAAACTCTACAAAATCATAATCCGTCACCTCAAAGCTTGCGATCTTGTAAGCTGGCGGGTTAAACTGCTCTAAAAAATTCGCATCGTCCTTGCAAAACGGGCTTGAAAAGCAGACAAGTCCCTCTTCTTTTGCCACTTTAAAAAGCTCAGCATGCCACTCTTTTGGCGTTAGCGCCTCTTGATAAAGCTCGTATAAATTTCTCCCATCCCAAAGTCCGCCCTTTATGACAAAATCATCTAGGTGCGAATTTAGAGTCAAACTATCAGGCGTATATGTCTGAAGCTTTATCGCGTCAGCTCCAGCGCGCTTGGCCGCCTTTATCGTATCTACCGCCGTTTTTAGGCTACCGCTGTGGTTGGCTGAGAGCTCTGCTATTATAAAGACCTTTTTGTCTGTATCAAAATTTCCTATTTTCATCCTCTAGTCCGTTTCATTTTTAAGCTCAAGATAGCTAAATTCATCATCTTTTGCGTAAATTTTAAAGCCAAAATTTTCATAAAGTGCGAGTGCTTTTTCGTTGTTATTATAAGCTTTTGCCTTTAGCGAGCCAACTTTTAATGTGAAAAATGCGTACTCTTTTATGAGATCAAGCAGCTTTTTGCCAACTCCTTTTAGCTCTGGGTTTTTATAAACGCCAAATTCACAACTTTCTTTCGTGATATCAACAAAGCTCACCACTCCGATAAATTCGCTTTCGTCCTTTACTAAAAAATAGATCTTATCTTGAATGCTCTTTAATCTCTCTAAAAAAGCAAAATGCTCCTCTTTACCAACGCTTTTGTTTTTCATAAATTTAGCTATACGCTCGTCGTTTCGCCACTTTAAGACCATCAGCTTTTGCTCGCCATTAAGCGAGGTAAAATTTATAAGTTCAAGCAAATTTCATCTCCCCAAAAAGCTTCATAGCCATTTTCTTTGAGCCAAGCAAAGATTTCTTTTTGATTATCAGCCACGCAAACAGCTTTAAAATTAGTTCCCAAAACATAAGCTTCATTTACGAGCGAGCTTGCTGTTATGATGAGCATTTTGGCTTCATTCATCAGCCTTGCTACGTTTTTACTATCTACAAAAAGACTAAAATTTTCGCTCTTACTTGATAACTCTTTTAGGGCGCTTAAGTTTTTATTTCCACTTGTTGTTATGACGGCTGTTTTTAGCTTTTTTAAGAGTAGCTTTTCTGAAATTTTAGCGCTTAGCCCAGAGATATCAGTGCCCCCAAGAATGATAGCGTAGTCGTAAATTTTCTCCCTTTTTACCTGCACTTCTTCGTAAAACTCATCTCTAACTAGCAAAAACTCGCTTCCACAAAAGACCTCACAGCCTTTTTCTACCAGCTCCTCATATCTTGCCTTTTGTGCATACAAATTTACGTTTAAAATATAGTCTGCAAAATGTTTTTCATAAGTATCATCAAATGATAAAATTTTAACGCCAGTTTTTTCTTTTATAGCTCTTTCGTCATCAAAGCTAAAGCCGTAGTGGTCGATTATTAGAAGCTTAAATTTATTATCTTTTATAAGTTCGCAAAGCTCATCTATCTCGCCACTTCTTAGGCTAAATTTAGGGTAGTTTATCTCATCAAAAATGTCACCTTCAAGCCTCAATGAAGCAAATGAGATGTCGCTAAATTTTTTAGCAAGCAAAAGGTCTCGCCTGATGTGCCCATGCCCTATCTTGCTGCTACTATCGGCGCGCACGAGCGTTTTTAGCAGGGGGAGTCCTTTAAATTCTTTCAATCAGATCTTTCCATT
Protein-coding regions in this window:
- the pseI gene encoding pseudaminic acid synthase, giving the protein MKIGNFDTDKKVFIIAELSANHSGSLKTAVDTIKAAKRAGADAIKLQTYTPDSLTLNSHLDDFVIKGGLWDGRNLYELYQEALTPKEWHAELFKVAKEEGLVCFSSPFCKDDANFLEQFNPPAYKIASFEVTDYDFVEFVAKKGKPIIISTGIAYEEEIREVVQICKNAGNSDIALLKCTSSYPAPLNGMNLQTIADMREKFGVEVGFSDHTLGVTAPVVAVSLGARIVEKHFILDKSVKSVDSAFSLDESEFALMTKCVREAEELLGRVNYELDEKAVLNRRFSRSLYASADIKKGEIFSEQNVRSVRPGYGLHPKFLKELIGKKAKRDIKFSERLTKEDL
- the pseH gene encoding UDP-4-amino-4,6-dideoxy-N-acetyl-beta-L-altrosamine N-acetyltransferase: MLELINFTSLNGEQKLMVLKWRNDERIAKFMKNKSVGKEEHFAFLERLKSIQDKIYFLVKDESEFIGVVSFVDITKESCEFGVYKNPELKGVGKKLLDLIKEYAFFTLKVGSLKAKAYNNNEKALALYENFGFKIYAKDDEFSYLELKNETD
- the pseG gene encoding UDP-2,4-diacetamido-2,4,6-trideoxy-beta-L-altropyranose hydrolase, with protein sequence MKEFKGLPLLKTLVRADSSSKIGHGHIRRDLLLAKKFSDISFASLRLEGDIFDEINYPKFSLRSGEIDELCELIKDNKFKLLIIDHYGFSFDDERAIKEKTGVKILSFDDTYEKHFADYILNVNLYAQKARYEELVEKGCEVFCGSEFLLVRDEFYEEVQVKREKIYDYAIILGGTDISGLSAKISEKLLLKKLKTAVITTSGNKNLSALKELSSKSENFSLFVDSKNVARLMNEAKMLIITASSLVNEAYVLGTNFKAVCVADNQKEIFAWLKENGYEAFWGDEICLNL